Below is a genomic region from Clostridiisalibacter paucivorans DSM 22131.
CCTTGTATGTAAACATCAAAGCTACCATCTCTATGTCTAGTCCTACTGATTAAATCAGCTTTTTCCAAATCATGCATACACTGCTGAACAGTCCTTAGAGGCATAGTATATACTTTAGATATATTTATGGTAGTTAAGTTTCTTATAAACCCTAAATCAACGCCTTTATTTGCTTTAAGAGTTAGATATAGATATATATGTATACTTGCTTTACTTAAATCTAGCATTTTTTTGTATTTTTCACCTGGTATATATGCTATTTCCCAGTTGTGATTTATATTTAAATTTAATTTGTAATCTCTATAATTCTTCATATAAAAAACCTCCCTGAACTTTGGAGGTTACACACATTTTTTTATATATTTTTGAAGTAATACCTCTTTACTTCTATACCTATATATGATAATATATAAGTAACTTGAATATATGGTTGATTGTGTGCAACCATTGTGTGCAACCAATTTTGACTGGTTATTGGTATAAGACCAGCTGGGCTGTTACTTTTGCGGAGTAACAGCTATTTACTTTTTTTGTGATAATTGATATAAAAATTTTGTCTAAATATGTATGTACCAAGTTACGCTCTTATTCCTTAGAAACATTATAATACAAAAATAAATTAAAATCAAATCTTAATTCTTTTGGGTTTCTTTTATACTTCAACTTAAAGTTTTAAAATCCTTTATTTTAGAGGATTTTTTTTATTTTCTCTATCCGAACATGTGTTTGACATTCTTAGGATATGTGGTAAAATTAAGAAGAGGAAACATAATTACACACAGGAGGAAGTGCAATGTCAAATTTAGAAAAGGCAATTTTAAAAGAATTTAAGAAATTTAAAAAAATAGATTCTAATGTATTAGAGATAATAGATATTGAACTTAATTCATCTAATTTAAACGACAAAACTATCAAAAAAGCAAAACACGTTGTACATAAAGCATTTATTCATTATCTTCACCACAATCTTCATCGTCTTCCATAGTTTCCATAATTTCTAGAGCATGTTTTATTGTTTTCAATATTATTTTCCTATCTCTTGATTCAATTTCTTTATCATCAAAAGAAAGTTTTTCACTCAAACTAATTATTGTGTGGAGATTTTCTTCTGAAGCATAGGGGTTTGGATCATTAGTAAGTCCTAATATAAAATCAGAACAGACTGAAAATAGATTACATAATTTAACAAGGACATTTAAGTCAGGAGTCCTTTTATCGTTTTCATAATATGTATATGTAACTCTTAAAATAGAAAGTCTATCAGCAACTTCTTGTTGAGTCCATCCTTTCTTTTTACGCAAATATTTCAACCTTTTTCCTAAACTCATCATAAATATCACCTCAATGTTATTGTGTCCTTATTGTATCATTGTATCAGCAAAAAAGAAATAAAAACATATATAAAATGTTACATTTTACTTGAAATGTAACATTTTATATATTATAATGTAATTATTAGATAATTAAATGACAACTAATTGGGAGGTAGAAATAATTTTATAATTGTTAAAGGAGGTGAAAAAATGGATTTAGGTACATCTTGGTTACAACTGTATTCAGAATATGAAGGTACAGAGAAAAACATAAACTACTTTATATCTGACTTAAAAGAAAGAGAAGAGAAAGATATATTTGATGATATGAATTTAGAAAATGTTAAATGGATGAAGAATAATATAAAGGATATAAAAGTACAGCTAAAATCAAAGATTTTATATGAAATGAATGGCATATCAGTAGAAGATATAGAAAAAATAAAATTAACAGACCAACAAAAGAAGATAGCCATATTAAAAATAAATCATTCTACCAAGGAAGTAGCAGAAATC
It encodes:
- a CDS encoding helix-turn-helix domain-containing protein; protein product: MMSLGKRLKYLRKKKGWTQQEVADRLSILRVTYTYYENDKRTPDLNVLVKLCNLFSVCSDFILGLTNDPNPYASEENLHTIISLSEKLSFDDKEIESRDRKIILKTIKHALEIMETMEDDEDCGEDNE
- a CDS encoding sigma factor-like helix-turn-helix DNA-binding protein; amino-acid sequence: MDLGTSWLQLYSEYEGTEKNINYFISDLKEREEKDIFDDMNLENVKWMKNNIKDIKVQLKSKILYEMNGISVEDIEKIKLTDQQKKIAILKINHSTKEVAEILNLTPSTIHKTFNRAINKILKYKRDKLNILSPQEKSVYFLYQEGKTRSEIAKELDTTPGSVCNRMYRIRKKLGRLSKTSKIE